Proteins co-encoded in one Flavobacterium fluviale genomic window:
- the ppk1 gene encoding polyphosphate kinase 1, producing the protein MYEQKYIDREKSWLAFNARVLQEAADNTVPLLDRLRFVGIFSNNLDEFFRVRYAAIRRLSLSGISGEKYLGGVSAQQLIKDITEIVIQQQSESLRILGNIEAELEAENIFIINEDQITPKQECFLKDFFTQKLSPELVTIILNDLAVFPILKDTLGYLAVRLELKNDEVRYALIEIPKNINRFVVLPSDDEKQYVILIDDVIRFKLKNIFNIFDYKSVSAHMIKITRDAQLDIDSDLSKSMLEKIATSVKDRRIGEPVRFIYDSLIEEDTLRFFLDKMKIVETDSIIPGGRYHNRRDYMSFPNLGRFDLLYKPNEPLPVPGLSLDGSILEKISKKDYLVHAPYQSFSYLTKFLREAALDPKVTSIKITLYRLAKNSQIISSLINAAKNGKRVVVQIELQARFDEASNISYAEQMQTEGIELIFGIKGLKVHSKICVIERAEEGKNRRYGFISTGNFNESTAKIYTDVTLLTCHQGILKDTSKIFEFFDINYRVHRYKHLIVSPHYTRTKFIKLIDREILHALAGRKTHIKLKMNSLSDFKMIDKLYEASNAGVKIQLQVRGICSLIPGIPGMSENIEAISIVDNYLEHSRVYIFGNAGLTEVYISSADFMTRNLDGRVEVTCPIYDLEIKKELIDNFNIAWKGNVKVRYHSYKLDNKYKPKNHHAPFRAQFETYKYYQNKIAMLEEVPQKVN; encoded by the coding sequence GTGTACGAACAGAAATATATCGATAGAGAAAAAAGCTGGCTGGCGTTTAATGCAAGAGTGCTTCAAGAAGCAGCAGATAACACGGTGCCACTTTTAGACCGACTGCGTTTTGTTGGGATTTTTTCAAACAATTTAGATGAATTCTTTAGAGTTAGGTATGCAGCCATTCGAAGATTAAGTCTCTCTGGTATTTCTGGCGAAAAGTATTTAGGCGGTGTTTCTGCGCAGCAATTAATTAAAGATATTACCGAAATCGTAATTCAGCAGCAGTCTGAAAGTTTGCGTATTTTAGGAAATATTGAAGCAGAGCTTGAAGCCGAAAATATTTTTATTATTAATGAAGATCAGATTACGCCAAAACAAGAATGTTTTTTAAAAGACTTTTTTACGCAAAAACTAAGTCCTGAGCTGGTAACAATCATTTTGAATGATTTAGCAGTTTTTCCTATTTTAAAAGACACATTAGGTTATTTGGCAGTTCGTTTGGAACTTAAAAACGATGAGGTTCGTTATGCTTTAATCGAGATTCCAAAAAACATAAATCGATTTGTGGTTCTTCCTTCTGATGATGAAAAACAATATGTGATTTTAATTGATGATGTAATTCGTTTCAAGCTAAAAAACATCTTTAATATATTTGATTACAAGAGCGTTTCGGCCCATATGATCAAAATTACTCGTGATGCACAATTAGACATCGACAGTGACTTGAGTAAAAGTATGCTCGAAAAAATCGCCACATCTGTAAAAGACCGCCGAATTGGAGAACCAGTACGTTTTATTTACGATAGTTTGATCGAAGAAGATACACTGCGTTTCTTCTTAGATAAAATGAAAATTGTAGAAACGGATAGTATAATTCCGGGTGGAAGATACCATAACCGTCGTGATTATATGAGTTTCCCTAATTTGGGAAGATTTGATTTATTATATAAGCCAAATGAACCGCTTCCCGTGCCTGGACTAAGTTTAGACGGAAGCATTCTGGAAAAAATCAGTAAAAAAGATTATTTGGTACACGCACCCTATCAGTCTTTTTCTTATTTGACCAAATTTTTACGTGAAGCAGCTTTAGATCCAAAAGTAACAAGCATCAAAATTACTTTATATCGTTTGGCAAAGAACTCACAGATTATTAGTTCTTTAATTAATGCTGCCAAAAATGGTAAAAGAGTTGTGGTGCAGATTGAGCTTCAGGCGCGTTTTGATGAAGCTTCGAATATTTCGTATGCAGAACAAATGCAGACAGAGGGTATCGAACTTATCTTTGGAATTAAAGGTCTTAAAGTACACAGTAAAATTTGTGTTATCGAAAGAGCAGAAGAAGGTAAAAACCGCCGTTACGGCTTTATTTCAACAGGAAACTTCAACGAGTCGACTGCTAAAATTTATACAGACGTAACACTTTTAACTTGTCATCAGGGAATCTTAAAAGACACATCAAAAATATTTGAGTTTTTTGATATTAATTATCGAGTACATCGCTACAAACATTTAATCGTTTCGCCGCATTATACAAGAACTAAATTTATAAAACTGATTGATCGTGAAATTCTTCATGCGCTGGCTGGTAGAAAGACACATATAAAATTAAAAATGAATAGTTTATCTGATTTTAAAATGATCGATAAATTATACGAAGCAAGTAACGCCGGAGTAAAAATCCAGCTTCAGGTAAGAGGAATCTGTTCGTTGATTCCCGGAATCCCTGGAATGAGCGAAAATATCGAAGCCATAAGTATTGTCGATAATTACTTAGAACATTCAAGAGTTTACATTTTTGGAAACGCAGGTTTAACCGAAGTTTATATTTCTTCAGCCGATTTTATGACTAGAAATCTGGACGGAAGAGTTGAGGTTACCTGTCCAATTTACGACCTTGAAATTAAGAAAGAACTAATTGACAATTTCAACATTGCCTGGAAAGGAAATGTGAAAGTGAGATATCATTCATACAAATTAGATAATAAATATAAGCCTAAGAACCATCATGCCCCATTTAGAGCACAATTTGAGACCTATAAATATTATCAGAATAAGATTGCAATGTTAGAAGAGGTTCCTCAAAAAGTAAATTAA
- a CDS encoding NAD(P)H-dependent oxidoreductase gives MKKILIINGHPNPDSFNFGIAESYKKGAETSGVIIESITVASLNFNPNLKFGYQKRTELEPDLVESWEKIKRADHLVWVHPVWWGGLPAITKGFIDRLFLPRMAFQYRENSVWWDKLLKGKTAHIITTLDQPSWYYRFLYGRPSVNQLKKSTLEFCGVSPVKVSYIGIIKGSEEKQRKKWLEKVYNFGVRNL, from the coding sequence ATGAAAAAAATACTGATTATAAACGGACATCCAAACCCTGACAGCTTTAATTTTGGCATTGCAGAATCCTATAAAAAAGGTGCCGAAACTTCTGGTGTTATAATAGAAAGCATTACAGTTGCATCTCTAAACTTTAATCCCAATTTAAAATTTGGTTACCAAAAACGAACCGAGTTAGAACCGGATTTAGTAGAATCTTGGGAGAAAATCAAAAGAGCAGATCATTTGGTTTGGGTACATCCCGTTTGGTGGGGCGGACTCCCCGCTATTACAAAAGGTTTTATCGATCGATTATTTCTTCCTAGAATGGCTTTTCAGTACAGAGAAAATTCGGTTTGGTGGGATAAATTACTAAAAGGTAAAACAGCGCACATTATTACAACTTTAGATCAGCCGAGCTGGTACTATAGATTTTTGTACGGAAGACCAAGTGTGAATCAGCTTAAAAAATCAACTTTAGAATTTTGTGGAGTAAGTCCAGTAAAAGTCAGCTATATCGGAATTATAAAAGGTTCTGAAGAAAAGCAGAGAAAAAAATGGCTTGAAAAAGTTTATAATTTCGGAGTTCGAAATCTGTAA
- the dnaX gene encoding DNA polymerase III subunit gamma/tau translates to MEQFVVSARKYRPQTFKDVVGQKAITNTLLNAIDSNHLASALLFTGPRGVGKTTCARILARKINQPGYDDPNEDFAFNVFELDAASNNSVDDIRSLIDQVRIPPQTGQYKVYIIDEVHMLSSAAFNAFLKTLEEPPKHAIFILATTEKHKIIPTILSRCQIFDFKRITVKDAKEHLAEVAKSQGINFEDDALHIIAQKADGAMRDALSIFDRVVSYCGTNLTRQAVTENLNVLDYETYISITDLILENKIPDLLIAYNDILAKGFDGHHFIAGLASHFRDLLVSKTPSTIALLEVGEQAQQMYAVQSQKCSQEFLLKGIDIANDCDLKYKLSQNQRLLVELCLMQLASINFDGEKKKLSNS, encoded by the coding sequence ATGGAACAATTTGTAGTATCGGCTCGTAAATACCGCCCGCAGACCTTTAAGGATGTTGTGGGGCAAAAAGCCATTACCAACACTTTGTTGAATGCTATTGACAGCAATCACCTTGCTTCTGCCCTTTTGTTCACCGGACCTCGTGGAGTTGGAAAAACTACCTGCGCACGTATTTTGGCCCGTAAAATAAACCAGCCTGGATATGACGATCCGAATGAAGATTTTGCTTTTAACGTTTTTGAGTTAGATGCTGCTTCAAACAACTCGGTTGATGACATTCGAAGCTTGATTGATCAGGTTCGAATCCCGCCGCAAACTGGACAGTACAAAGTATATATTATTGACGAGGTTCATATGTTGTCTTCGGCTGCTTTTAATGCTTTTCTTAAAACATTAGAAGAACCGCCAAAACATGCTATTTTCATTTTAGCGACAACAGAAAAACATAAAATCATCCCGACGATTTTATCGCGCTGCCAGATTTTTGATTTCAAAAGAATTACGGTAAAAGACGCTAAGGAACATTTGGCTGAAGTTGCTAAAAGTCAGGGAATCAATTTTGAAGACGATGCACTGCACATTATTGCTCAAAAAGCAGACGGTGCAATGCGTGACGCTTTATCTATTTTTGACCGTGTAGTTTCGTACTGCGGTACAAATTTAACACGTCAGGCTGTAACTGAAAACCTAAACGTTTTAGATTACGAAACCTACATTTCGATTACCGATTTGATTTTAGAAAATAAAATTCCAGATCTTTTAATTGCATACAACGATATTCTGGCAAAAGGTTTTGACGGACATCATTTTATTGCTGGATTAGCTTCGCATTTTAGAGATTTATTAGTCAGCAAAACTCCTTCAACTATTGCTTTATTAGAAGTTGGGGAACAAGCACAACAAATGTACGCTGTTCAATCTCAAAAATGTTCTCAAGAATTTTTATTGAAAGGAATTGACATTGCAAATGACTGCGATTTAAAATACAAATTGAGTCAGAATCAGCGCCTTTTGGTTGAATTATGTTTGATGCAATTGGCCTCTATCAACTTTGATGGAGAAAAAAAAAAGTTGAGCAATTCATAA
- a CDS encoding Crp/Fnr family transcriptional regulator, producing the protein MKSVFQSIQDFSLEELNLLDDLITFRTLKKGELLLTENQVCNEIVFIKKGILRSFFLNHKGDEITNCFAFENEFMASFASFITERMAEESIQALVDTEVQVLDRKGLEELYKSGFNWQETGRKLTEIEFVNLQRRMISFQKLSGAQRYEELYKNQKKYLELIPLQYLASYLGVTPRHLSRIRKAAI; encoded by the coding sequence ATGAAATCTGTTTTTCAATCCATTCAAGATTTTTCTCTAGAAGAATTGAATCTTTTAGATGATTTAATAACTTTTCGTACTCTTAAAAAAGGAGAACTTTTATTGACTGAAAATCAAGTTTGTAATGAAATAGTGTTTATAAAAAAAGGAATTTTACGTTCCTTTTTTTTAAACCATAAAGGTGATGAAATCACCAACTGTTTTGCCTTTGAAAATGAATTTATGGCTTCTTTTGCAAGTTTTATAACAGAACGAATGGCAGAAGAAAGTATTCAGGCTTTAGTAGATACAGAAGTACAGGTTCTAGATCGAAAAGGACTAGAAGAATTATATAAGTCAGGATTCAATTGGCAGGAAACAGGAAGGAAGCTAACAGAAATAGAGTTTGTGAACCTTCAAAGGAGAATGATTTCTTTTCAGAAATTATCTGGAGCACAACGTTATGAAGAGCTTTATAAAAATCAGAAAAAATATCTTGAGTTAATTCCGTTGCAATATTTGGCCTCCTATTTAGGAGTAACTCCAAGACATTTAAGCCGAATCAGGAAAGCGGCGATATAA
- a CDS encoding DNA polymerase III subunit gamma/tau produces the protein MEASSKSYVKPSSVLPTEEFTETEMLLHWNKYAERLGQKGFKIMESILLINDPVLDGTRILYELPNEGSKLEFESQINGLLGHLKGHLHNHDITIEVIVNEKVEAKRSYNNQDRYNRFVEINPNIELLRSTFGLDLKD, from the coding sequence TTGGAGGCAAGCAGTAAATCTTACGTAAAGCCTTCGTCTGTACTGCCTACTGAGGAATTTACAGAAACTGAAATGTTATTGCATTGGAATAAATATGCGGAACGTTTGGGTCAAAAAGGTTTCAAGATTATGGAATCTATCCTATTGATCAACGATCCTGTTTTGGACGGAACAAGAATTCTTTATGAACTGCCAAATGAAGGTTCAAAACTGGAATTTGAGAGTCAGATTAATGGATTATTAGGGCATTTAAAAGGACATTTACATAATCACGATATTACAATTGAAGTGATCGTAAATGAAAAAGTAGAAGCTAAAAGAAGTTATAATAATCAGGACCGCTACAATCGTTTTGTAGAAATCAATCCAAACATTGAACTTTTGCGTTCTACATTTGGATTAGATTTAAAAGATTAA
- a CDS encoding Ppx/GppA phosphatase family protein — protein sequence MINIRKFAAIDIGSNAMRLLISNVVEQDGKEPQFNKSSLVRVPIRLGQDAFTVGEISPENIDRMVDAMKAFNLLMKVHKVERYMAFATSAMREAYNAKEVVALIKKKADIKIEIIDGKKEAAIIASTDLHHLLKTDETYLFVDVGGGSTEFTLFSDGKMINSRSFKAGTVRLLNNMVHDVVWDEIEKWIRTNTAGYEEVTLIGSGGNINKLFKMSGKQQEKPLSYIYINSQYAFLNSLSYEQRIAELGLNSDRADVIIHATRIYLNAMKWSGARQIYVPKIGLSDGIVKAMYYGKI from the coding sequence ATGATTAACATTAGGAAATTTGCAGCGATAGATATCGGTTCAAATGCCATGAGGCTTCTGATATCCAACGTTGTAGAACAAGATGGCAAAGAACCGCAGTTTAACAAAAGTTCCCTTGTTCGTGTCCCAATTCGTTTGGGACAAGATGCCTTTACAGTTGGAGAAATTTCACCCGAAAATATAGATCGAATGGTTGATGCTATGAAAGCATTTAATCTTTTGATGAAAGTACATAAAGTTGAACGTTACATGGCATTTGCAACTTCAGCGATGCGCGAAGCTTATAACGCAAAAGAAGTTGTGGCTTTGATTAAGAAAAAAGCCGACATTAAAATCGAAATTATCGATGGTAAAAAAGAAGCAGCGATTATTGCTTCTACAGATTTACATCATTTATTAAAAACAGACGAAACCTATCTTTTTGTAGATGTTGGAGGCGGAAGCACGGAGTTCACATTATTTTCTGATGGAAAAATGATAAACTCAAGGTCTTTTAAAGCAGGAACAGTTCGTTTGCTGAACAACATGGTTCATGATGTGGTTTGGGACGAAATCGAAAAGTGGATCAGAACAAATACGGCTGGATACGAGGAAGTTACTTTGATTGGTTCTGGAGGAAACATCAATAAATTATTTAAAATGTCTGGAAAGCAGCAAGAAAAACCGCTTTCTTACATTTACATTAATTCACAATATGCGTTCTTAAATTCATTGTCTTACGAGCAAAGAATTGCCGAATTAGGTCTGAACTCCGATCGTGCCGACGTTATTATTCATGCAACGCGTATTTACCTAAATGCGATGAAGTGGAGTGGAGCGCGCCAGATTTACGTTCCTAAAATCGGACTTTCTGATGGAATAGTGAAAGCAATGTATTACGGAAAAATTTAA
- a CDS encoding carbonic anhydrase: protein MITKSNLAKAVKFVNNCKFIFSFKKNIFQKNIFFVLFFLVTNFLSAQTQNVDSYLTSLENSGQSSTLNHLNHLLYDLQSAVYANSGEIKIYDSQPTALFTDINSINSLNNSVSLKTDIEIATIKIEKSSDFNQSIDLNSFSGFEKLKYIFIISEIETNPSVFNNLIKNNTSKYILLYKISIGQ from the coding sequence ATGATAACTAAATCTAATCTTGCAAAAGCGGTAAAATTTGTCAATAATTGTAAGTTTATTTTTTCCTTCAAAAAGAACATTTTTCAAAAAAATATATTTTTTGTATTGTTTTTTTTAGTCACAAATTTTTTATCTGCTCAAACTCAAAATGTAGATTCATATTTAACAAGTTTAGAAAATTCGGGACAGAGTTCTACGCTTAATCATCTCAACCATTTGCTTTATGATTTACAATCTGCTGTATATGCAAACTCGGGTGAAATAAAAATTTATGACAGCCAGCCAACTGCTTTATTTACAGATATTAATTCAATCAATAGTCTTAACAATTCTGTTTCTTTAAAAACTGATATCGAAATAGCAACGATCAAAATTGAAAAATCTTCAGATTTTAATCAATCGATTGATCTGAATTCTTTCTCTGGTTTTGAAAAATTAAAATACATTTTCATCATTTCGGAAATTGAAACGAACCCTTCTGTTTTCAATAATCTGATTAAAAATAATACTTCAAAATATATTCTTCTTTACAAAATTTCTATAGGCCAATAA
- a CDS encoding SixA phosphatase family protein — MKNLILIRHAKSSWEAPLKDFDRPLMKRGILDAHDVSLNISDYLPKTYIMWSSTAARASETALIFAQNISYPLESIVFKDDLYTFDEKQLEKVIKSCDNSFESVILFGHNEAITNFVNKFGDVFIENVPTSGFVSLQFDAESWNTIDKGKTHKTIFPKDLK; from the coding sequence ATGAAAAATCTCATTTTAATACGTCATGCTAAATCAAGTTGGGAAGCACCATTAAAAGATTTCGATCGTCCTTTGATGAAAAGAGGAATCTTAGATGCGCATGATGTTTCATTAAATATTTCAGATTATCTTCCTAAAACCTACATAATGTGGAGCAGTACCGCTGCAAGGGCTTCGGAAACTGCTTTAATCTTTGCACAAAATATTTCATATCCTCTAGAAAGCATCGTTTTTAAGGATGACCTTTATACTTTTGATGAAAAACAACTCGAAAAAGTTATCAAATCGTGTGATAATAGTTTTGAAAGCGTTATTCTTTTCGGACATAACGAGGCTATTACAAATTTTGTTAATAAATTTGGGGATGTTTTTATAGAAAATGTTCCAACATCCGGCTTTGTATCGCTGCAATTTGATGCCGAAAGCTGGAACACGATCGACAAAGGCAAAACACATAAAACTATTTTCCCCAAAGATTTAAAATAA